One Deinococcus misasensis DSM 22328 DNA segment encodes these proteins:
- the trmB gene encoding tRNA (guanine(46)-N(7))-methyltransferase TrmB, protein MIFKPSDFRFPDSKEHLYPETPELPWHLEVGFGDGRFWVQHARTEAANYLGVEISGVSLLKAEKKLQDAGLKNAILTKLHAEPLIQGVVPKQALDRIYVNFPDPWPKHEHNRLLQVPFFEMASGRLKAGGEIWFTTDHEEYFQFALEEARKSGLYDLIECAPPEAALQTKYALKWQDLGFDVFHVRFRVKGFKNVPPYQVFTEDDMPHSILVAGENPAITEFQKAVYRYGNRTVILLDVFKNLRNEGYVFLAHIEEEHLTQEILVQVTPREDGTTLVKTAKFGSPLITEGVKLAVRSVTTYLQERGYQVTHTAY, encoded by the coding sequence ATGATCTTCAAACCTTCGGATTTTCGTTTTCCAGACAGCAAAGAACACCTTTATCCTGAAACGCCAGAGTTGCCCTGGCATCTGGAAGTGGGTTTCGGAGATGGAAGATTCTGGGTGCAGCACGCCCGAACGGAAGCCGCCAATTATCTGGGCGTGGAGATTTCCGGTGTCAGCCTCCTGAAAGCCGAGAAGAAGCTGCAGGATGCAGGTCTGAAAAACGCCATCCTGACCAAACTGCACGCCGAACCGCTCATTCAAGGGGTGGTCCCCAAGCAGGCTCTGGACCGGATTTATGTGAATTTTCCCGACCCATGGCCCAAACACGAGCACAACCGCCTGTTGCAGGTTCCCTTCTTTGAAATGGCCTCTGGACGCCTGAAAGCAGGGGGCGAAATCTGGTTCACCACGGACCACGAGGAGTACTTTCAGTTTGCTCTGGAAGAAGCCCGCAAGTCTGGCCTGTACGACCTGATCGAGTGTGCCCCTCCAGAGGCTGCCCTGCAAACCAAGTACGCCCTCAAGTGGCAGGATCTGGGCTTCGACGTGTTCCATGTGCGTTTCCGGGTCAAAGGCTTCAAAAACGTTCCCCCCTATCAGGTGTTCACGGAGGATGACATGCCCCACAGTATTCTTGTGGCAGGTGAAAACCCTGCCATCACCGAGTTCCAGAAAGCCGTGTACCGTTACGGCAACCGCACCGTGATCCTGCTGGATGTCTTCAAGAACCTGCGCAACGAAGGTTACGTGTTTCTGGCCCACATCGAAGAGGAGCACCTGACCCAGGAAATTCTGGTGCAGGTGACCCCCAGAGAAGACGGCACCACCCTGGTCAAAACCGCCAAGTTTGGCAGTCCCCTGATCACCGAAGGGGTCAAACTGGCCGTTCGCAGCGT